From Blattabacterium cuenoti, a single genomic window includes:
- the menA gene encoding 1,4-dihydroxy-2-naphthoate octaprenyltransferase, producing the protein MKLKHWIYAARIHTLPLSFSGITLSYLISKSRTNECITTSYILCIITALLLQILANFSNDYGDSITGVDNIKRIGPKRTIQRGLISLSEMKKAIFILSILSFLSGVTLLYNSIKNIFIFFLYFIGIFICIYSSIKYSIGDYPYGHKVGMGDLFVMICFGFFSVGGSSFLYTHTLCMDMFFLSLSIGFLNVGVLNVNNMRDLENDYESGKYTMAVWLGIKYAKLYHVFIILFSIFFGGYFIFLNQKNTYQWLFFIFISILLIFHIRKIILIKEKKLFNLELKKLVILTFLYVFSIGL; encoded by the coding sequence ATGAAATTAAAACATTGGATTTATGCAGCACGTATTCATACTTTACCCTTATCTTTTTCTGGAATAACTTTAAGTTATCTTATATCTAAATCCAGAACAAATGAATGTATAACTACATCATATATTTTATGTATTATTACTGCTTTATTATTACAAATATTGGCTAATTTTTCAAATGATTATGGAGATAGTATTACAGGAGTCGATAATATCAAACGAATAGGGCCTAAAAGAACAATACAGCGTGGTTTGATTTCTTTATCAGAAATGAAAAAAGCAATCTTTATATTATCCATATTATCTTTTTTATCAGGAGTTACATTGCTTTATAATAGCATTAAAAACATTTTTATTTTTTTCCTATATTTTATAGGAATTTTTATATGTATATATAGCTCTATAAAGTATTCTATTGGTGATTATCCTTATGGACATAAGGTAGGAATGGGCGATTTATTTGTTATGATTTGTTTTGGTTTTTTTTCAGTAGGAGGAAGTTCTTTTTTATATACACATACTTTGTGTATGGATATGTTTTTTCTTTCTTTATCTATAGGATTTTTAAATGTAGGAGTTTTGAATGTGAATAATATGAGAGATTTAGAAAATGATTACGAAAGTGGAAAATACACAATGGCTGTATGGTTAGGGATAAAATACGCTAAATTATATCATGTATTTATTATATTATTTTCAATATTTTTTGGTGGATATTTTATATTTTTAAATCAAAAAAATACTTATCAATGGTTATTTTTCATTTTTATTTCTATTCTTCTAATATTTCATATTAGAAAAATAATTTTAATAAAAGAAAAAAAATTATTCAATTTAGAGTTGAAAAAATTGGTAATACTTACTTTTTTATATGTATTTAGCATCGGATTATAA
- the menB gene encoding 1,4-dihydroxy-2-naphthoyl-CoA synthase, producing the protein MNYTIDWIPVKKYEDILFSFGEGISKIEINRPWCHNAFRVETVNEMIDAINICNNRKDIDVLIITGSGEKSFCSGGDQTTRGMGGYLDKNGIPRLNILDFYKKIREIPKPVIAMVNGYAIGGGHVLHVVCDLTIASDNAIFSQVGPKVGSFDGGFGCSYLARHIGQKKTREMWFLCKKYTAKEALDMGLINKVVKRNELEKKTIEWCKIIQKRSPMSLRMIKRSLNAELDGQHGLMQLTGDATLMFYLMEESQEGKKAFLEKRSPNFKKFPKFL; encoded by the coding sequence ATGAATTATACTATAGACTGGATTCCAGTTAAAAAATATGAAGATATTTTATTTTCTTTTGGAGAAGGAATTTCAAAAATAGAAATTAACAGGCCATGGTGTCATAATGCATTCCGTGTAGAAACGGTCAATGAAATGATAGACGCTATAAATATATGTAATAACAGAAAAGATATAGATGTATTAATTATAACAGGTTCTGGTGAAAAATCTTTTTGTTCTGGAGGAGATCAAACTACAAGAGGAATGGGTGGATATTTAGATAAGAATGGAATTCCAAGATTGAATATTTTGGATTTTTATAAAAAAATAAGAGAAATTCCTAAACCAGTTATAGCCATGGTTAATGGTTATGCCATAGGAGGAGGACATGTTTTACATGTTGTTTGTGATTTAACTATAGCTTCAGATAATGCTATTTTTAGTCAAGTAGGTCCAAAAGTAGGTTCTTTTGATGGAGGTTTCGGATGTTCATATTTAGCTCGTCATATTGGACAAAAAAAAACACGAGAAATGTGGTTTTTATGTAAAAAATATACCGCTAAAGAAGCTTTAGATATGGGGTTGATTAACAAAGTTGTAAAAAGAAATGAGTTAGAAAAAAAAACCATAGAATGGTGCAAGATTATACAAAAAAGAAGCCCCATGTCTTTAAGAATGATAAAACGTAGTTTAAATGCAGAATTGGATGGACAACATGGATTAATGCAATTAACAGGAGATGCTACTTTAATGTTTTATTTGATGGAAGAGTCTCAAGAAGGAAAAAAAGCGTTTTTAGAAAAAAGATCTCCAAATTTTAAAAAATTTCCTAAATTTTTATGA